GTTACCGCCGTGAAAGGGCGGTGTCCTAGGCCTCTAGACGAAGGGGACACAGTATGTGTCACTAGGACTGGTTATTTAGACTCTTACCATGCGAGCATTTGATACTTACTTAAAGTAAGTGGCGTCCCCTAGGGGATTCGAACCCCTGTTACCGCCGTGAAAGGGCGGTGTCCTAGGCCTCTAGACGAAGGGGACAAAAAATCTGCTCATTGAAGCAACGCTTCAATAATTTTTTGTTAGCGTGAAGGTCGAATAGACCGAACTTCATTATAACAAAACAGTTTTGTGTCACTAGGACTGGTTATTTAGGCTCTTACCATGCGAGCTTTTGTTACTTACCTAAAGTAAGTGGCGTCCCCTAGGGGATTCGAACCCCTGTTACCGCCGTGAAAGGGCGGTGTCCTAGGCCTCTAGACGAAGGGGACACAATATGTGTCACTAGGACTGGTTATTTAAACTCTCACCATACGAGCTTTTGTTACTTACCTAAAGTAAGTGGCGTCCCCTAGGGGATTCGAACCCCTGTTACCGCCGTGAAAGGGCGGTGTCCTAGGCCTCTAGACGAAGGGGACACAATATGTGTCACTAGGACTGGTTATTTAAACTCTCACCATACGAGCTTTTGTTACTTACCTAAAGTAAGTGGCGTCCCCTAGGGGATTCGAACCCCTGTTACCGCCGTGAAAGGGCGGTGTCCTAGGCCTCTAGACGAAGGGGACAAAAAATCTGCTCATTGAAGCAACGCTTCAATAATTTTTTGTTAGCGTGAAGGTCGAATAGACAGAACTTCATTATAACAAAACAGTTTTGTGTCACTAGGACTGGTTATTTAGACTCTTACCATACGAGCTTTTGATACTTACTTAAAGTAAGTGGCGTCCCCTAGGGGATTCGAACCCCTGTTACCGCCGTGAAAGGGCGGTGTCCTAGGCCTCTAGACGAAGGGGACAAAAAATCTGCTCATTGAATCAACGCTTCAATAATTTTTTGTTAGCGTGAAGGTCGAATAGACCGAACTTCATTATAACAAAACAGTTTGTGTCACTAGGACTGGTTATTTAGACTCTCACCATACGAGCTTTTGTTACTTACCTAAAGTAAGTGGCGTCCCCTAGGGGATTCGAACCCCTGTTACCGCCGTGAAAGGGCGGTGTCCTAGGCCTCTAGACGAAGGGGACACATTATGTGTCACTAGGACTGGTTATTTAGACTCTTACCATACGAGCTTTTGATACTTACTTAAAGTAAGTGGCGTCCCCTAGGGGATTCGAACCCCTGTTACCGCCGTGAAAGGGCGGTGTCCTAGGCCTCTAGACGAAGGGGACACAATATTAATTTTAAACATTCGAAGTTTAAAACTAATTAATGTCACTAGGACTTTTTTCAACGATGTGCTTGGTGGAGCTAGACGGGATCGAACCGTCGACCTCCTCGCTGCCAGCGAGGCGCTCTCCCAGCTGAGCTATAGCCCCTTTGCATACAGTAAATTTGTTACTGTGCATCGCTGAGTGCGGGGCGCATTCTATGCAGGCAGGAAAATAAAGTCAACAATTTTTAGTTAAGTTTTTTCTAATTGCCTTAAAAAGCGCCCAAGAGGACACAATATAAACAAAACCCACTTTAAATTCAAACAAACCTTTTGTTTTGGTTTGATTTTTGTACTGATCTAGCCCTCCCTGCCCCACTCTAATTGATGACTATGACAGGTTTTAACTTTTTCACTCTTTTACTGCTTAGTATATTGTCAAAAAAGCAATACTCATGACTTAATCTCTTGCATGGCATATCAAAAGCAAAGCACTTAAGAGAAATAGAGCATCGTAAAGATACAAAATCACAACTTTGAAGATTTTTAACTACTGTTATTTAAACTCCTTATAATGAAGAGCTATTGTATTTAGATTAATTTGCCTATAAATACAGCAAGCAAACGAAATTTTCATTTTTAAGTATTGACTCCTTTGCTTGGCTCCCTATAATAGCGCCCCACAGCAACGCGGTGTTATACACAATGTTTGTTGTAAATTTAGATATGGGTTGTTAGCTCAGTTGGGAGAGCATCGCCCTTACAAGGCGAGGGTCACTGGTTCAAGTCCAGTACAACCCACCATATCTAAGTATATCTATATTGGGTTGTTAGCTCAGTTGGGAGAGCATCGCCCTTACAAGGCGAGGGTCACTGGTTCAAGTCCAGTACAACCCACCAATATAGACTGTAATTTGGGTGATTAGCTCAGTTGGGAGAGCATCGCCCTTACAAGGCGAGGGTCACTGGTTCAAGTCCAGTATCACCCACCAAATTACACATATCCCGGGTTGTTAGCTCAGTTGGGAGAGCATCGCCCTTACAAGGCGAGGGTCACTGGTTCAAGTCCAGTACAACCCACCACTTAAATCCGCATTGCGGTTGGATAATATCCATATAATCTATATTGGGTTGTTAGCTCAGTTGGGAGAGCATCGCCCTTACAAGGCGAGGGTCACTGGTTCAAGTCCAGTACAACCCACCAATATAGACTGTAATTTGGGTGATTAGCTCAGTTGGGAGAGCATCGCCCTTACAAGGCGAGGGTCACTGGTTCAAGTCCAGTATCACCCACCAAATTACACATATCCCGGGTTGTTAGCTCAGTTGGGAGAGCATCGCCCTTACAAGGCGAGGGTCACTGGTTCAAGTCCAGTACAACCCACCATTCTTACTTTTCTTTCTGTTAAACCACGTTTATCTTCTTGAGTTGTATTTTAACTTCTATCTCAGACTATTTTAAAAGTTTGAAGAAACGTCTAGACTAAAATTATTGTTGGTAACATTCTGATACTAATATGGCCGTTCAACCATTTGTTAATTCGAAAATTTTAATTGTGGAAGAACAAGCGCTTTCGCTCAGCTATTTGAAGCAATCTCTAGAGCGTTTAGCCTATCGCAACATATTTGTCGCAGAATCAGCTGCAATCGCAAAAGAAAGCTGCGAAGTTAATAAATTTGACTTGATCATCTGCTCTTTTGACTTAAGCAAAAGACAAAATGGTTATCAACTTTATGAAGAACTCTTAAAGAAACGATTAATCAAACGAAGTACTGGTTTTATTTTTACTTCAGCCGAAACGAGCCCTGAACTGGTCCATAGCGTTGTTGAACTGCAACCCGACGACTTCTTGGTCAAGCCATTTACCATCAAAGATCTGCAATCACGGATCGAACGAGTACTCAAAAGAAAGCAAAGCCTTAAAAAACTCTACACGTTAATAGACGATGAGAATTACTCCAAAGCACTCAAGTTTATCAATGCCGAATTGGATAGCCAGCAAACTAGCTACTCAGTCATGTTACTAAAATTAAAAGGCGAAATGCTGCTGAAGCTCAAACGTTTTGATGAAGCCAAGCAATTTTATAAATCAGCGTTAGACTTGCAAAAGTTTACTTGGGCAAAACTTGGCTTAGTTGAAGCCCTCATTGCAAATAACGAAGACTTTACCGCTCAAAAATTATTAAAAGGCTTGATAGAAAAAAGTGAAACTCGGCTTGCAGCACTTGATCTGCTTGGACGATTAGAAATTAAATTAAACCAATTTGAACACGCGCAAAAAGCACTACATGAAGCGTCGCAAATTGCCCCAAGAAATCTGTCTAGGCAAAAGTCATTAAGTACCGTTGCGATGATTAATCATGACTATGAGTGCAGTTACAACGCACAAAAAGAAATTGCCAGCTTTGCCAAGTATTCGATCCATGATAGCCCCGAAGTTTATTTAAATGCAGCAAGAGCCGGCATTGATTTCGCGTTGGCCACAGATCAACATGAACAAATCAATAAAATTACTCGCCAAACACAACAGTACTTGAACGATTTAAAAAAGCAGTTTCCTCATGCTATTAATCAAACTCAAATGGACGTATTGCACGCACGCTTACACTACCTTAAAGACGAGCACAAAAAAGCACGTCAATTAATGGAGCAACTCGATGACGAACCTCAGATCCGCTCTGTTGACGCAGCATTAGATAAAGCCAAAGCTTTTCATGAATTAGGGTTTCAACACAAAGCACAGGCTCTATTTAGTCAAATAATCGAACATTGTGAGCGGCATCAAAAGCAGGAAGATCCTGTTATGATGCGTTACTTACAACAACAGCATGATGAACGTAAAGATATTACAATGGGCCCCAAAGAGCTCAACAATCACGCTGTGAAACAATTTAATAAAGGGCAACTTGATGTAGCCTTAGAAGCGTTTTCTCAAGCTTTTAGAGTAATGCCTAAAAATGCCAGCATCGCCTTAAACCTGCTCCAATGCCTTGCGGATGCGACTGGAAAAAAGGGTATTACATTTAACACAAACCTTGCCAAGAAGTGTCTAAAAGTTCTACAAAGCACTGATCTCGACTCTGAGCAAGAGGTACGCTTCGATAAACTTATGGCGCAAATGAGGGAAATGGGGTTAGCGCAATAAAGAACACTGCGCCACACCTATTATATCAGTCGACCTAGATTGGATTACGTAACAGTCTCTTGTTTAACCATCGCAAGTGCGTTTACACAATACCGTAAACCACTGGGCTTAGGGCCATCAGGAAAAACATGTCCCAAATGCGCGTCACAAACATTGCAGACAATTTCTACTCTTGTCATGCCATGGGTTGTGTCTGCATGGTAAGCTATTGCATTCTGACTGGCAGGTTGAGTAAATGATGGCCAGCCAGAACCACTCTCAAATTTTTCTTGAGCATCAAATAACAGCTCACCACAACATGCACATTCGTATTGGCCTGGCTCGAATAGGCTACATGATTCAGAACTAAATGGCCTCTCAGTCCCTTTGTTTCGAGTAATATGAAAGACAGAAGGCTCAAGTAAAGCTTGCCATTGCATTAAACTTTTTTCGACCTTTCTAGGTGGCGCTGGATTACCTTCGCTCGCCCACGAAAGTATATCTTTCCAAAGTAACATGTTGATATTCCTAAACTAGTTTAATTTTTATTATTAGAAGATAATAATAACTATCTCATCTATCACCGCGTAGTACACATCGAGCATAAACCTCATTGATGACACAACTGGGTCAGTCAGTGCTTTAACGCCAATAAAATGAATTCGTCGCGGACTTACTTTTTCAGCTCACAGATTGATACGAATTAACCGTTTAATTAGGTCACAACAGATAGACAAAACACCCCAATATCATTTAGGCGTCTTGCCGCTTTTTCGTCAAGCTATTTTGCATCTGGTTCAGGCCAGTCGCCAAAAAAACAAGTTAAATAACGACTGTTGATCAAATATAAAATAACCCAAGATACCAAAACAATTTGACTCGCAAGATAAAATGAAAACTGGTAATAATTACTGGCAGCTTGCATTATCAACCAACCAAGGTCTAAGGCCGCAG
This genomic window from Pseudoalteromonas luteoviolacea contains:
- a CDS encoding response regulator gives rise to the protein MAVQPFVNSKILIVEEQALSLSYLKQSLERLAYRNIFVAESAAIAKESCEVNKFDLIICSFDLSKRQNGYQLYEELLKKRLIKRSTGFIFTSAETSPELVHSVVELQPDDFLVKPFTIKDLQSRIERVLKRKQSLKKLYTLIDDENYSKALKFINAELDSQQTSYSVMLLKLKGEMLLKLKRFDEAKQFYKSALDLQKFTWAKLGLVEALIANNEDFTAQKLLKGLIEKSETRLAALDLLGRLEIKLNQFEHAQKALHEASQIAPRNLSRQKSLSTVAMINHDYECSYNAQKEIASFAKYSIHDSPEVYLNAARAGIDFALATDQHEQINKITRQTQQYLNDLKKQFPHAINQTQMDVLHARLHYLKDEHKKARQLMEQLDDEPQIRSVDAALDKAKAFHELGFQHKAQALFSQIIEHCERHQKQEDPVMMRYLQQQHDERKDITMGPKELNNHAVKQFNKGQLDVALEAFSQAFRVMPKNASIALNLLQCLADATGKKGITFNTNLAKKCLKVLQSTDLDSEQEVRFDKLMAQMREMGLAQ
- the msrB gene encoding peptide-methionine (R)-S-oxide reductase MsrB; translation: MLLWKDILSWASEGNPAPPRKVEKSLMQWQALLEPSVFHITRNKGTERPFSSESCSLFEPGQYECACCGELLFDAQEKFESGSGWPSFTQPASQNAIAYHADTTHGMTRVEIVCNVCDAHLGHVFPDGPKPSGLRYCVNALAMVKQETVT